Proteins encoded in a region of the Quercus lobata isolate SW786 chromosome 8, ValleyOak3.0 Primary Assembly, whole genome shotgun sequence genome:
- the LOC115955479 gene encoding histone-lysine N-methyltransferase ATXR3 isoform X1, whose product MGDGGVACMPLQQQQHHMERFPISEKTIYSSGGKNGNNNSSNNNNGFNSKSIKYSDNERKKKMVKVKKEQLAKNNNNSNSNGEFEKIESVLDRGRKSSREVENGEICAEKLQQKDEVEEGELGTLNGEYVPRRSEIEKGEIVSGSEKWRRSEVVEKGEIGYGKWRKEEFEKGEIVRRGEAERGEFGLWRGGKDDIEKGEFIPDRWHKGEGARDDYNYGKPRRYETGKDKGWKFELERTPPSGKYSGDDVIRRKELNRSGSQLTKSTPRWESGPERTMRISSKIVDEEGLYRNEYSNGKNHGRDYSSGNRLKRFGTDSDSGERKYYGDYGDYAGSKSRRLADDSNRAAHSEHYARRSMERSYRNPVSSSKMPPSDKYASRHYESSLSSRVVYDRHGRSPGHAERSPRDRARYYDHRDRSPLRRERSPHGRERSPFARERSPYGRERSPYDRNRHYDHRNRSPAYAERSPQDRARNHDRRDRTPNYLERSPLDRSRPSSYRETSRKVGTIEKRNSQTASKGQEDKLTERDANGRESQYSAKESQDKSSVHDVNGPVEKNVDSEPHKEEQSETPSINSKEAPQEDVVLPEELPSMEEDMDICDTPPHVPLLADSPTGKWFYLDYYGMECGPSKLGDLKALVEEGALMSDHLIKHLDSDRWVTVENATSPLVTVNFPSIVSDTITQLVSPPEAPGNLLADIGETGQSGLQSGEDLSGTLSEPVHCTDESAAISEPSEDLHIDERVGALLEGFPVVPGKELETVAEVLQVRFEHVQQEIWGISEGFTWNQTYNDHYDQKTDELSVIPELKSKEATESRLIETSDKDHVFACGESCDWFFGPWSCKGGDWKRNEEASQDRSFRKKLVLNDGFPLCHMPKSGYEDPRWHRKDDLYYPSHSKRLDLPLWAFSLSEPAVARGVKGTMLPVVRINACVVKDQGSFVSDSRMKVRGKERHSSRSSRPHSSSSDGKRSSAERDSQSKSVDDQGSQGSWKSIASINTPKDRLCTVNDLQLHLGDWYYLDGAGHEQGPSSFSQLQVSVDQGTIQKHSSVFRKFDRIWVPVTSATETSEATVKSEQEINSATGDSSRPFVSEYHGTAPVESKTKSSSFHNVHPQFIGYTRGKLHELVMKSYKSREFAAAINEVLDPWINAKQPKKEIENHIYRKSEGDARASKRARLLVDEIDEDFEIEEGMQTIPRDESTFDDLCGAATFYKEESPNSETEMGSWGLLDGCVLARVFHFLRSDIKSLPLVSLTCKHWRAAVSFYKDISRQIDLSSLGPICTDAILLSIVNGYCKEKISSIVLKGCTNITSSTLEEILHSFPCLSFIDIRGCSQFGELALKFANVNWVKSRLSRDTKFFDESYSKIRSLKQITEKSSSALKKGLGSDADDFGELKDYFDSVDKRDSANQLFRRSLYKRSKLFDARKSSSILSRDARMRRWAIKKSENGYKRMEEFLLSGLRDIMVENTFEFFVPKVEEIEYRIKKGYYIGHGLSSVKEDISRMCRDAIKAKNRGDAGDMNHIITLFIQLATRLEESSKSSYERDEMMKSWEDDSTGVSKYKKKVTKSLTERKYMNRSNGTSFANGGLDHGEYASDREIRRRLSKLNKKSMDSESETSDEGSSEDGKSDSESTASDTESDSDLRSEARTTESRGDGYFTPDGALDSMTDDREWGARMTKASLVPPVTRKYEVIDQYVIVADEEDVQRKMRVSLPEDYAEKLHAQKSGTEESDMELPEVKDYKPRKQLGDEVIEQEVYGIDPYTHNLLLDSMPDELNWTLLEKHLFIEDVLLRTLNKQVRNFTGSGNTPMMFPLQPVIEDIEKAAEEDHDKRTVKMCQGILKAVDSRPDDKYVAYRKGLGVVCNKEGGFGEEDFVVEFLGEVYPVWKWFEKQDGIRSLQKNSKDPAPEFYNIYLERPKGDADGYDLVVVDAMHKANYASRICHSCRPNCEAKVTAVDGHYQIGIYSVRKIQYGEEITFDYNSVTESKEEYEASVCLCGSQVCRGSYLNLTGEGAFQKVLEEWHGILDRHQLMLEACELNSVSEEDYLDLGRAGLGSCLLGGLPDWVVAYSARLVRFINFERTKLPAEILKHNLEEKRKYFSDICLEVEKSDAEVQAEGVYNQRLQNLAVTLDKVRYVMRCIFGDPKEAPPPLERLSPEEIVSLLWKGEGSFVEELLQCIAPHVEDGILNDLKSKIRAHDPPGSNDIQKELQKSLLWLRDEVRNLPCTYKSRHDAAADLIHIYAYTKCFFRLREYKAATSPPVYISPLDLGPKYTDKLGAGFQEYCKTYGENYCLGQLISWYNQTNAEPDCSLVKSSRGCLSLPEIGSFYAKVQKPSRHRVYGPRTVRFMLARMEKQPQRPWPKDRIWSFKNSQKVFGSPMFDAVLTNTPLDREMVQWLKHRPAIFQAMWDR is encoded by the exons ATGGGCGATGGAGGCGTCGCATGCATGCCTTTGCAGCAGCAACAACATCATATGGAGAGGTTTCCTATTTCGGAGAAGACAATTTATAGCAGCGGAGGCAAGAATGGCAACAATAatagcagcaacaacaacaatggctTCAATTCCAAGTCGATTAAGTACTCTGACAATGAACgaaagaagaagatggtgaagGTCAAGAAGGAGCAATTAgctaaaaacaacaacaacagcaacagcaacggAGAGTTCGAAAAGATAGAGTCTGTATTGGATAGAGGTAGGAAGAGTAGTAGGGAAGTTGAAAATGGTGAAATTTGTGCTGAGAAATTGCAGCAGAAGGATGAAGTGGAAGAAGGTGAATTGGGTACTTTGAATGGAGAGTATGTGCCGCGGAGAAGCGAGATTGAGAAGGGAGAAATTGTTAGTGGTAGTGAGAAGTGGAGAAGAAGTGAGGTGGTGGAGAAGGGAGAGATTGGTTATGGGAAATGGAGGAAAGAGGAGTTTGAGAAGGGTGAGATAGTGCGGCGAGGAGAAGCTGAGAGAGGCGAATTTGGGTTGTGGAGGGGTGGGAAAGATGACATTGAAAAGGGTGAGTTCATTCCAGATAGATGGCATAAAGGGGAAGGAGCAAGGGACGACTATAATTATGGTAAGCCACGCAGATACGAGACGGGTAAGGATAAAGGGTGGAAATTTGAACTCGAGCGTACCCCACCTTCTGGTAAGTATTCAGGTGATGATGTTATCCGCAGGAAAGAGCTTAACAGAAGTGGGAGTCAGCTTACCAAAAGTACTCCCAGGTGGGAGAGTGGCCCAGAGAGGACTATGAGGATCAGTTCGAAAATTGTGGACGAGGAAGGTTTGTATAGGAATGAATACAGCAATGGGAAGAATCATGGGAGAGATTACTCTTCTGGTAACAGGTTGAAGCGTTTTGGCACTGATTCAGATAGTGGAGAGCGCAAATATTATGGAGATTATGGGGATTACGCAGGTTCGAAAAGCCGGAGGCTTGCTGATGACAGCAACCGTGCTGCCCATTCAGAGCATTATGCACGTCGCTCTATGGAGAGGTCTTACAGGAATCCAGTTTCATCTTCGAAAATGCCTCCATCAGATAAGTACGCCTCCAGGCATTATGAGTCATCTTTGTCTTCCAGAGTAGTTTATGACAGACATGGGCGTAGCCCTGGTCATGCTGAGCGGTCCCCACGTGACAGGGCCCGGTATTATGATCACCGTGACAGGAGTCCTCTCCGTCGTGAGAGATCACCACATGGTCGTGAGAGATCCCCATTTGCTCGTGAGAGATCTCCATATGGTCGTGAGAGGTCCCCATATGATCGGAATCGGCACTATGATCATAGAAATCGAAGTCCTGCTTATGCAGAGCGGTCCCCACAAGATCGAGCTCGAAACCATGACCGCAGGGATAGGACTCCTAACTATCTGGAGCGGTCCCCACTTGATCGGAGTAGGCCCAGTAGTTACAGGGAAACTAGTCGTAAAGTTGGAACAATTGAAAAGCGCAACTCTCAGACTGCTAGTAAAGGGCAAGAAGATAAGCTCACTGAGAGGGATGCTAATGGAAGAGAGTCACAGTATTCAGCTAAAGAGTCTCAAGATAAAAGCAGTGTTCATGATGTTAATGGTCCTGTTGAGAAAAATGTCGACAGTGAGCCTCACAAAGAAGAGCAGTCTGAGACTCCAAGCATAAATAGCAAAGAAGCTCCTCAAGAAGATGTGGTTCTTCCTGAAGAGCTGCCATCTATGGAAGAAGATATGGATATATGCGACACACCACCACATGTCCCTTTGTTGGCTGATTCACCCACAGGGAAATGGTTTTACCTTGATTATTATGGCATGGAATGTGGGCCTTCTAAATTAGGCGATCTTAAAGCACTTGTGGAAGAAGGGGCTCTAATGTCAGATCACTTGATCAAGCACTTAGATAGTGATAGGTGGGTAACTGTTGAAAATGCAACTTCACCATTGGTGACTGTGAATTTCCCATCCATTGTGTCAGACACCATAACTCAGTTGGTAAGCCCTCCAGAAGCTCCTGGGAATCTCTTGGCTGATATTGGAGAAACTGGGCAATCTGGTCTCCAGAGTGGCGAGGACCTGTCTGGCACTCTGTCAGAGCCAGTGCATTGCACAGATGAAAGTGCAGCTATTTCTGAGCCTTCAGAAGATCTTCACATTGATGAAAGAGTTGGAGCTCTGTTAGAGGGCTTTCCTGTTGTTCCTGGGAAGGAACTTGAAACTGTTGCAG AAGTTCTGCAAGTAAGGTTTGAACATGTACAACAGGAGATTTGGGGAATTTCTGAAG GTTTCACTTGGAATCAAACTTACAATGACCATTATGATCAGAAAACTGATGAATTATCTGTAATTCCTGAACTCAAATCAAAAGAAGCTACAGAATCCAGGTTAATTGAAACTTCTGACAAGGATCATGTTTTTGCCTGTGGAGAATCTTGCGACTGGTTTTTTGGCCCATGGTCATGCAAGGGTGGTGACTGGAAGAGGAATGAAGAAGCTTCCCAGGATAGATCTTTCAGAAAGAAGCTTGTTCTCAATGACGGTTTCCCACTATGCCATATGCCAAAATCTGGGTATGAGGACCCTCGGTGGCATCGAAAAGATGACCTGTACTATCCATCTCATAGCAAAAGGCTTGATCTCCCTCTTTGGGCTTTTTCTTTATCAGAGCCTGCTGTCGCAAGGGGAGTGAAAGGAACTATGCTTCCAGTTGTCAGGATAAATGCATGTGTGGTTAAGGACCAAGGCTCATTTGTTTCTGATTCTCGCATGAAAGTCCGAGGAAAGGAGAGACATTCTTCAAGGTCTTCTCGGCCACATTCTTCAAGTAGTGATGGGAAGAGATCATCAGCAGAGCGTGATTCTCAATCAAAAAGTGTTGACGATCAAGGTTCACAAGGCTCCTGGAAGTCCATTGCTTCTATTAACACTCCCAAAGACCGTCTTTGCACAGTCAATGATTTGCAATTACATTTGGGTGATTGGTACTACCTTGATGGTGCTGGGCATGAACAAGGGCCTTCATCATTTTCACAGCTACAGGTCTCAGTAGATCAAGGTACTATTCAAAAACATAGCAGTGTTTTCAGGAAATTTGATAGAATTTGGGTTCCAGTTACCTCTGCTACAGAGACCTCTGAAGCCACTGTTAAGAGTGAACAGGAGATTAATTCTGCAACGGGTGATTCTTCAAGACCTTTTGTTTCAGAATATCATGGGACTGCTCCAGTTGaatctaaaacaaaatcaagttcATTTCACAACGTGCATCCTCAATTCATTGGTTATACTCGTGGAAAGTTACACGAATTGGTAATGAAATCATATAAGAGCCGTGAGTTTGCTGCAGCCATAAATGAAGTCTTGGATCCATGGATCAATGCTAAACAGCCAAAGAAGGAGATTGAGAATCACATCTACCGTAAATCAG AAGGTGATGCACGTGCTTCCAAGAGAGCCCGCTTGCTGGTTGATGAGATTGATGAAGATTTTGAAATAGAAGAGGGCATGCAGACAATTCCAAGGGACGAATCCACTTTTGATGATTTATGTGGTGCTGCTACGTTTTACAAAGAGGAgagtccaaattctgaaactgaGATGGGAAGCTGGGGTTTATTGGATGGTTGTGTGCTGGCACGAGTTTTTCATTTTCTGAGATCAGACATCAAATCCCTTCCCTTAGTTTCCTTGACTTGTAAACATTGGAGAGCTGCAGTCAGTTTCTACAAGGACATTTCTAGACAGATTGACCTGTCATCTCTGGGTCCTATTTGTACTGATGCGATACTCTTGAGCATCGTG AATGGTTATTGCAAAGAAAAGATAAGTTCTATCGTTCTAAAGGGTTGCACAAACATTACCTCCAGCACGCTTGAAGAGATTCTTCATTCATTTCCTTGTCTATCTTTTATAGATATCAGAGGTTGCAGCCAGTTTGGCGAGTTGGCTCTCAAATTTGCAAATGTGAACTGGGTCAAGAGCCGACTCTCACGCGATACTAAGTTCTTTGATGAATCATATTCTAAAATAAGGAGTCTTAAACAGATTACTGAGAAAAGTTCATCAGCTTTGAAAAAGGGTCTGGGTAGTGATGCGGATGATTTTGGTGAACTAAAGGACTATTTTGATAGTGTGGATAAAAGAGACTCAGCAAATCAGTTATTCCGCCGAAGCCTATACAAACGATCAAAACTATTTGATGCCAGAAAGTCGTCATCCATTCTATCTAGGGATGCCCGTATGAGGCGGTGGGCCATCAAGAAATCTGAAAATGGTTATAAGAGAATGGAGGAATTCCTTCTTTCTGGTCTTAGAGACATCATGGTGGAGAATACATTTGAGTTTTTTGTGCCCAAG gttgaagaaattgaatataGAATTAAAAAGGGTTATTACATTGGCCATGGATTGAGCTCTGTTAAGGAGGATATTAGTCGAATGTGCAGAGACGcaataaa AGCAAAGAATCGGGGTGATGCTGGAGACATGAATCACATTATTACATTATTTATTCAACTTGCCACACGTTTGGAAGAGAGTTCAAAGTCATCTTATGAAAGAGATGAAATGATGAAGTCATGGGAAGATGATTCAACAGGTGTCTCTAAGTATAAGAAGAAGGTCACTAAATCTTTGACTGAAAGGAAGTACATGAATAGGAGTAATGGCACTTCCTTTGCAAATGGTGGTTTGGATCATGGAGAGTATGCATCTGATCGAGAAATCCGAAGGCGTTTATccaaattgaataaaaaatctatgGACTCAGAGAGTGAAACTTCTGATGAAGGGTCTTCTGAAGATGGCAAGAGTGATAGTGAGAGTACAGCCTCAGATACAGAAAGTGACTCGGATTTGCGATCAGAAGCTCGAACTACTGAGTCAAGGGGAGATGGATACTTTACCCCAGATGGTGCTTTGGATTCAATGACTGATGATCGTGAGTGGGGGGCTCGCATGACAAAAGCAAGCCTGGTTCCACCTGTTACCAGAAAATATGAAGTCATTGATCAATATGTTATTGTTGCGGATGAGGAGGATGTGCAACGAAAGATGCGAGTATCTTTACCAGAGGACTATGCTGAGAAGCTCCATGCCCAGAAAAGTGGCACTGAGGAGTCAGATATGGAACTTCCTGAAGTCAAGGACTATAAACCTAGAAAACAGCTTGGAGATGAGGTCATAGAGCAAGAGGTTTATGGAATTGACCCCTATACTCACAATCTTTTGCTTGATTCCATGCCAGATGAGTTAAATTGGACTCTCCTGGAGAAGCATTTGTTTATTGAAGATGTGCTCCTTCGTACTTTGAATAAGCAAGTTAGGAACTTCACTGGGAGTGGAAACACTCCTATGATGTTTCCATTGCAGCCTGTTATTGAAGATATTGAAAAAGCTGCTGAGGAGGACCATGATAAACGAACTGTGAAAATGTGTCAAGGTATTCTGAAGGCTGTAGATAGTCGTCCTGATGACAAATATGTTGCTTACAGAAAG GGGCTTGGTGTTGTTTGCAACAAAGAAGGTGGTTTTGGAGAAGAAGATTTTGTCGTTGAGTTTTTGGGAGAG gtTTATCCTGTTTGGAAATGGTTCGAAAAGCAAGATGGGATTCGATCTTTGCAGAAAAACAGTAAAGATCCAGCTCCAGAATTTTACAACATCTATCTAGAAAGGCCAAAG GGTGATGCTGATGGGTATGATTTGGTTGTTGTTGATGCTATGCATAAGGCAAACTATGCAAGTCGAATATGTCACTCATGCCGTCCTAATTGTGAAGCAAA AGTTACTGCTGTAGATGGTCATTACCAGATTGGAATCTATTCTGTACGTAAAATTCAATATGGCGAGGAGATCACATTTGATTATAACTCTGTTACAGAG AGTAAGGAAGAATATGAAGCGTCGGTTTGTTTGTGTGGCAGTCAAGTTTGCCGGGGTAGCTACTTGAATCTAACAGGCGAAGGGGCTTTTCAAAAG GTTCTGGAGGAATGGCATGGAATTCTGGACCGTCATCAGTTAATGCTTGAAGCTTGCGAACTAAATTCAGTATCCGAAGAGGATTATCTTGACTTGGGGAGGGCTGGTTTAGGCAGTTGCTTGCTTGGCGGGTTGCCTGATTGGGTGGTAGCCTATTCAGCTCGCCTG GTGaggtttataaattttgaaagaacAAAGCTGCCTGCGGAGATTCTAAAGCATAATTTGgaggaaaaaaggaaatatttttcagaTATATGTCTTGAAGTTGAGAAGAGTGATGCTGAGGTTCAG GCTGAGGGTGTCTACAATCAAAGGCTTCAGAATTTGGCTGTGACTCTTGACAAG GTGAGATATGTTATGAGATGCATTTTTGGTGACCCGAAGGAAGCACCACCCCCTCTGGAGAGGCTGAGCCCTGAAGAAATTGTTTCCTTACTCTGGAAAGGAGAGGGATCGTTTGTTGAGGAACTTCTTCAGTGCATTGCTCCTCATGTGGAAGACGGCATATTAaatgacctcaagtccaagattCGTGCTCATGATCCACCAGGTTCCAATGACATTCAGAAAGAACTTCAGAAATCTTTATTATG gTTAAGGGATGAGGTCCGAAATCTTCCATGTACCTACAAGTCTCGGCATGATGCTGCAGCTGACTTGATCCATATTTATGCTTACACAAAATGCTTCTTCAGATTACGG GAGTATAAAGCTGCAACTTCTCCGCCAGTTTACATCAGTCCACTTGATTTGGGCCCCAAGTACACTGATAAATTAGGGGCAGGTTTCCAGGAGTATTGCAAGACCTATGGTGAGAATTATTGTTTAGGGCAGCTGATTTCTTGGTATAACCAGACTAATGCGGAGCCAGATTGTAGCCTTGTTAAATCGAGTAGGGGTTGCTTGTCATTGCCCGAAATTGGTTCCTTCTATGCCAAGGTTCAGAAACCATCACGGCATCGTGTTTATGGCCCAAGGACTGTGAGATTTATGCTGGCAAGAATG GAGAAGCAGCCCCAGAGACCATGGCCTAAGGACCGAATATGGTCCTTTAAGAACTCTCAAAAAGTTTTTGGCAGCCCAATGTTTGATGCTGTTTTAACTAATACTCCACTAGATAGGGAGATGGTGCAATGGCTGAAGCACAGACCTGCCATATTTCAGGCCATGTGGGATCGCTGA